From the genome of Thermoflexus hugenholtzii, one region includes:
- a CDS encoding HEPN domain-containing protein codes for MRRDPKAEGLRWLEQAEADRKGGQLLLEGGSDHLACFIAQQVAEEALKAFLYAQGEEIVSGSAANGRSGP; via the coding sequence ATGCGGCGGGATCCGAAGGCGGAGGGCCTCCGCTGGCTTGAGCAGGCGGAGGCCGATCGAAAAGGAGGACAGCTCCTGCTGGAAGGCGGGAGCGATCACCTGGCCTGCTTTATCGCCCAGCAGGTCGCGGAGGAAGCCCTCAAGGCCTTCCTCTATGCCCAGGGCGAGGAGATCGTCAGCGGAAGCGCTGCAAATGGCCGATCGGGTCCTTGA
- a CDS encoding nucleotidyltransferase domain-containing protein: MSAIHEERLRRRLQERRRVHRRELEEELPRLVEELKAIGVERVILFGSVVRRTIGLTSDLDLLVIWDTPMGFLERTAFLYRRLNPRVPVDLFVYTPEEIRRLADHPFIRQALAEGETVYAAGSEGGGPPLA, translated from the coding sequence ATGAGCGCCATCCATGAGGAGCGACTTCGCCGCAGGCTGCAGGAACGCCGCCGGGTCCACCGGAGGGAGCTGGAGGAGGAGCTCCCCCGTCTGGTGGAGGAATTAAAAGCCATCGGGGTCGAGCGAGTGATCCTGTTCGGATCCGTCGTCCGCCGGACGATCGGTTTAACCAGCGACCTGGATCTTCTGGTCATATGGGATACGCCCATGGGGTTCCTGGAACGAACCGCTTTCCTCTACCGCCGGTTAAACCCGCGAGTCCCCGTGGACCTGTTCGTTTACACGCCGGAGGAAATCCGGCGGCTGGCGGATCACCCTTTTATCCGTCAGGCGCTGGCGGAGGGAGAGACGGTCTATGCGGCGGGATCCGAAGGCGGAGGGCCTCCGCTGGCTTGA